The Gopherus evgoodei ecotype Sinaloan lineage unplaced genomic scaffold, rGopEvg1_v1.p scaffold_45_arrow_ctg1, whole genome shotgun sequence genome has a window encoding:
- the LOC115642777 gene encoding olfactory receptor 6F1-like yields MEKRNQSAVMGFILLGFPGNQYLQISLFVLFLFTYILTVLGNVTIITLVANHRCLHTPMYCFLCNLSFLEIWYTTACVPKALAIFLGKSKAISFIGCFLQMYFIFSLGCTEYFLLSIMAYDRYLAICYPLHYSTIMNSTLSAQLALSSWVCGFLVISVLASLISRLSFCGPNVINNFFCEIDSWIVLSCTDTSIIQILAFIISIVVILGSCVITLLSYIYITSTILRIPSARGRQRAFSTCSSHLVVVLLWYRSTIFLFVKPSARNSLELTKIVNILNTVVTPLLNPFIYALRNREVKEAMQNTLFGT; encoded by the coding sequence ATGGAGAAACGTAATCAATCTGCTGTGATGGGATTCATCCTCTTGGGATTCCCGGGGAACCAGTATTTGCAGATCTCCCTCTTTGTACTCTTCCTCTTTACGTACATCCTGACAGTCCTGGGAAATGTGACCATCATAACCCTAGTGGCGAACCACCGCTGCCTCCACACACCAATGTACTGcttcctctgcaatctctccttcctggagatctgGTACACCACAGCCTGTGTTCCTAAAGCCCTTGCAATCTTCCTGGGGAAAAGCAAAGCCATCTCCTTCATTGGCTGCTTCCTACAGATGTACTTCATATTCTCCTTGGGCTGCACAGAATATTTCCTCCTGTCCATCATGGCCTACGATCGCTATTTGGCCATATGTTACCCATTGCATTATAGCACCATTATGAACAGCACCTTGTCAGCTCAGCTGGCTCTTAGCTCTTGGGTGTGTGGTTTCCTGGTTATCTCTGTGCTGGCATCTTTAATATCCAGGTTGTCTTTCTGTGGCCCTAATGTCATCAATAATTTCTTTTGTGAGATAGATTCCTGGATTGTCCTCTCTTGCACGGACACATCCATCATTCAGATATTAGCTTTCATCATCTCAATCGTTGTCATCCTGGGCTCGTGTGTGATAACTCTCCTTTCATACATCTATATCACCTCCACTATACTGAGAATCCCGTCAGCCAGAGGCCGGCAAAGGGCATTTTCCACTTGCTCATCCCATCTTGTCGTTGTGCTTCTATGGTACAGATCCACCATTTTTCTCTTTGTCAAGCCATCTGCACGGAATTCATTGGAACTGACCAAGATAGTCAACATCCTGAACACTGTGGTCACGCCACTGCTAAACCCTTTCATCTATGctctgagaaacagagaggtgaaGGAAGCCATGCAAAATACACTCTTTGGGACATGA